From a region of the Synergistaceae bacterium genome:
- a CDS encoding galactose mutarotase, with product MINKSLFGTMPDGQKVYNYTFIDSHGQSVTISEYACAIIETKILAQDGKFYDVTLGYDTLNEYLHDTRNFGATIGRYANRIEGAKFTLNGVTYHLPQNNGRNTLHGGFEGFGKKLFSGKICDDCVEFKLESPDLDNGFPGNFVLTAKISFVDGALTMQYEYSCDKDTPASITNHNYFNLNGHGQGSILNHSLFINADKYCRANNELIALAPPVSVANTAFDFTHPRKIIDGIFTYSPELIYAKGGYDHCFEILNQDKPAAIITGDKTGITLEVCSDMPALQFYSGNSIGHTFGKNGAYYNDHDGFALECQQFPNAVNEPSFPDVIIKAGQLVKYFIAYKFAC from the coding sequence ATGATAAATAAATCACTATTCGGCACAATGCCCGACGGACAAAAAGTTTATAATTACACATTTATAGACTCTCACGGCCAAAGCGTAACTATATCTGAGTATGCCTGCGCAATAATCGAGACAAAAATTTTAGCTCAGGACGGGAAATTTTACGATGTAACACTCGGCTATGACACGCTAAATGAATACTTGCACGACACAAGAAATTTCGGCGCAACAATCGGACGCTATGCAAATCGAATCGAGGGCGCAAAATTCACACTCAACGGCGTAACTTACCATTTACCGCAAAATAACGGCCGAAACACTTTGCACGGAGGCTTTGAGGGCTTCGGGAAAAAATTATTTTCCGGCAAAATCTGCGATGACTGCGTAGAATTTAAGCTAGAGTCCCCCGACCTTGATAACGGTTTTCCTGGAAATTTCGTATTGACTGCAAAAATTTCATTCGTTGACGGAGCTTTGACCATGCAATATGAATACTCCTGCGACAAAGACACTCCTGCAAGCATTACGAATCACAATTATTTCAACCTCAACGGACACGGACAAGGCAGCATATTAAATCATTCGCTTTTCATCAATGCTGATAAATACTGCAGGGCCAACAATGAATTAATCGCACTTGCTCCGCCTGTAAGTGTTGCAAATACAGCGTTTGACTTCACTCACCCGCGCAAAATTATTGATGGGATATTCACTTATTCGCCCGAATTAATATACGCTAAGGGAGGTTATGATCACTGCTTTGAAATCTTGAATCAGGATAAACCCGCCGCAATTATTACAGGCGATAAAACGGGGATAACTCTTGAAGTTTGTTCAGACATGCCGGCATTGCAATTTTATTCGGGAAACTCAATCGGACACACTTTCGGCAAAAATGGAGCTTATTACAACGATCATGACGGTTTTGCGCTAGAGTGCCAGCAGTTCCCTAATGCAGTAAATGAGCCGTCCTTCCCTGATGTAATAATCAAAGCAGGACAGCTCGTGAAATATTTTATTGCGTATAAATTTGCGTGTTAA